Genomic window (candidate division KSB1 bacterium):
GGATGACCAGCGCCGTGGTGGCCAGCCTGCCGACTAGCACCAGCTCCTTCTCGGTCACTTGCGGCCGGAACTGACGGTAGAAATCGAGTGTGAAGAGGGCCGAGCTGCTGTTGAAACAGCTGGCAAGGGAGCTGATGAGGGCAGCCATGAGACTCACCACAACCACTCCTTTGACGCCAGGCGGCAAAAGAGTGCAAGTTGCCAACACCGGATAGGCTCGAGCCCCCAAGCCCGAGTCGCCCGAAAGCGCGTGAGCGACTAGGCCGGGAAGCACCAGCACGAAGACGGAGAGGATCTTGAGGAACCCTGCCAGAACCGCACCGCTCCTTGCCTGGTCGATGTTCCTGCCGCTCAGTACCCGTTGCACCGTGTATTGATCCGTGCACCAGTACCAGATGCTGAGGATGGGTGCACCCAGCAGGATCCCTGTCCACGGGAAATCGGGATCGGAGGGCGGCTTCATCATGTGGAAGAACTCCTGCGGCACCCTGTGTTGCAGCCCATGCCAGCCGCCCACTTCGCGCAGCCCGAACATGGTCAGGAGGGCTGCCCCAGCAAGCAGGACCGCCGACTGGAACACGTCCAGATGCACGATGGCCTTCAGCCCGCCTGCCACCGAATAGATGCCGGCCACGCACGCCATAACCACGGCAGAGGTCGCCATGTTCCAGCCCACCATCTGGCGAAGCAGGAGACTGCCCGCGAAAAGGATGACCGACATGCGCGTGAGCACATATGCCACGATGGACACACTGCTCAGGTAGATGCGGCTGGCCCTGCCGTAGCGCTTCTCAAGGAATTCAGGCGTGGTGGAGACGCCCGAATTGAGATAGAGGGGTACGAATACCCAGCCCAGCGCGAGGAGCACGAGGCAGGCCTGCCATTCGAAGTGGCCTATGGCCAGGCCGCGGCTTGCCCCAGAACCAGCCAAGCTGACAAAGTGCTCGCTGGAAATGTTCGAGGCAAAAAGAGACGCGCCGATCACTACCCACCCCGTCCCGCGTCCTGCCAGAAAATAGTCCGTGCTGGTCTTTTCGCGCCGCGAGAAGTAGCACGCCAATACCAGCAGCACGACGAAGTAGGTGCCGACAAAGGCCATGTCCAGCTGGGCCAAATTCATGG
Coding sequences:
- a CDS encoding sodium:solute symporter yields the protein MNLAQLDMAFVGTYFVVLLVLACYFSRREKTSTDYFLAGRGTGWVVIGASLFASNISSEHFVSLAGSGASRGLAIGHFEWQACLVLLALGWVFVPLYLNSGVSTTPEFLEKRYGRASRIYLSSVSIVAYVLTRMSVILFAGSLLLRQMVGWNMATSAVVMACVAGIYSVAGGLKAIVHLDVFQSAVLLAGAALLTMFGLREVGGWHGLQHRVPQEFFHMMKPPSDPDFPWTGILLGAPILSIWYWCTDQYTVQRVLSGRNIDQARSGAVLAGFLKILSVFVLVLPGLVAHALSGDSGLGARAYPVLATCTLLPPGVKGVVVVSLMAALISSLASCFNSSSALFTLDFYRQFRPQVTEKELVLVGRLATTALVILAILWVPFMRYISLQIFAFLQSVQAYVGPPIAAVFVVGILWPGVNAKGAICSLCGGAVAGALRLVLELLHKAGHLRCAPLEQVAKIHFLHFAALLFALSAIVLVGVSLSTGQRPAHLSSGLMSVPAGVLASQHAGAGNNCNHTRHRANIAFSVLLVITVLFLYSRFL